A window from Rhizosphaericola mali encodes these proteins:
- a CDS encoding c-type cytochrome yields the protein MKKRIISFAIFCACVSIMACNGVNSNAKGNKVDDSTKSTNQLINTAGNDVPAEYKEGANLVTSNDCLTCHKINEKLVGPAFVTIANKYETNEGNINNLYQSIKMGSSGIYGTQVMTPHPNLTPQDGTAMAKYILSLRTKK from the coding sequence ATGAAAAAACGTATTATCAGTTTCGCCATTTTTTGTGCTTGTGTTTCCATTATGGCGTGCAACGGAGTAAATAGCAACGCGAAAGGAAATAAAGTCGACGACAGTACTAAATCTACCAATCAATTAATTAATACAGCAGGTAACGACGTTCCAGCAGAATATAAAGAAGGTGCAAATCTGGTAACGTCCAATGACTGTCTCACTTGCCACAAAATAAATGAGAAATTGGTCGGTCCCGCATTCGTTACGATTGCCAATAAATACGAAACGAATGAAGGAAATATCAACAACTTATACCAAAGTATCAAAATGGGTAGCAGCGGGATATACGGTACGCAAGTCATGACGCCACACCCCAATCTTACACCCCAAGATGGTACTGCTATGGCAAAATACATTCTATCTTTGCGTACAAAAAAATAA